In Helicobacter mastomyrinus, the sequence GCATTTGCTTGTGTTTGCCGCACTTTTTATATTCAGTATAGCTCTTGATCAATGGGTGAAAATTATTATGATTGAGGGCTTTGCTTGGGATAGCGAGGTGTTAAGCATAGGCGGGAGGGCGTTAGTATATAATAAAGGTGTGGCGTTCTCGATGTTTAGTTTTTTGAGCGAGTATTTAAAATATCTGCAGATTTTATTTTTGTGCTTTTTGCTACTTTTTGCACTATGCAGCGACTTTTTCTTAAAGCATTATGTGGCACTAGGAATCTTAGTGGGTGCTGGGGTTTCAAATATTCTTGATAGGTTTATGTATGAGGGCGTGGTGGATTATGTGTATTGGCATTATTGGTTTGATTTCGCGATTTTTAATTTAGCCGATGTAATGATTGATATAAGCGTAGTGCTGATTATCTGGCAGATGTTGAGGGAGAAGCACTCTAAGACTTAAGATACTCAATATTTATCCACTACAAGTAAAAAATTAAAGTGTAAAAATACGCATAAATACCTTATATTAAAGCAATAATATGTTGCACTAGATGGTGTTCACGACTGGATTTGAACCAGCGACCCCTACCATGTCAAGGTAGTGCTCTACCACTGAGCTACGCGAACTCTCTGTACTCTGCAATCCTTATCATTCAGGCATTTGAAGCTTAAGTAGTTGTTAGAGGGTGGATTCTACCCAAGCATTTATTTACATTTTCTTAAGTCTTCTGCAAGAATGATTAAATAGAAATTATACAATGTTATTACGTGAAGATTAAAATATGCGAATTATAATTTTTGCAAATTCAAAATAAAGGAATAATTTATGTTTGGCAAACTCATTTTATTTCTCGCACTTTGCTTGTTTTCATCGCTTCATGCAGAGGTGGCGCAATGGGGTGGGGGGAGCCCTTGCACTAACGCTACTTCATCAGTTATGCACCCCATCTCATCGTGGGCGAATGACTATATAGTGAATGCAGATGATACTAATGTATATAGTGCTCCTTTTGAATCCTGCATATTAGGCAATACCCTTAATCGAGGGCAGAAGATTAAAGCCCTTGCAAGCAATGATGAATTTTTATATGTAGAGACACAGAGCGAAAATGAGGGAATTAAACATTTTTATATCAAGGGGGATTCTGCACGTCTTGGAGCATTCTCTTTTGATTTTTATTTCACTCTGGTATGTATGGTATTTGTGTTACTCACTGGGCGATATATCATCTCTAAGGTAAAGGTTTTGCGGGATTACAATATTCCCGAGCCCGTCGTAGGTGGAATCTTAGCGGCGATTTTTATCCTCTGTGTGTATCAATTCTTGCATATTGAATTTAAGTTTGATACTTCACTTAAAGACCCGCTAATGCTTGCCTTTTTCTCTTCGATTGGCTTGAGTGCGGATTTTGCCTCTCTAAAAAAAGGCGGTAAAATGCTAGTGATATTTTTAGGCGTTGTAGTAGGACTACTCTTTTTGCAAAACATCATCGGCGTGGGCGTGAGCTATGCAATGGGACAAAATCCACTGCTTGGAATGCTTGGCGGTTCTATTACGATGAGTGGAGGACATGGCACAGGTGCAGCGTGGGCAGATATATTTAAAAATCCACCTTATAATTTTGGTGCAGCTACGGAGGTGGCTATGGCGTGTGCGACCTTTGGGCTTGTGATGGGAGGGCTTATAGGCGGACCTACTGCGCGTTATTTGATTAAAAAGCATAATCTTAAGATTCCGGGTAAAGAGCATATTAGCAAGGATTCTCACGGCTTTGAGGCGCCCAATAAAGAGCGGCTTATTACACCCATTAGCTTTATAGAATCTTTAGCACTCATTGCGATGTGCCTCCTCATAGGGACATTGCTTAGCGATTATAGTAAGAGTGTATTTCCCTCATTTAATCTCCCTACATTTGTGTATTGTCTCTTTATGGGCGTGATTTTGCGTAATGTGCTAAGTGCGCTCAATATTCATCAAGTCTTTGATAGGGAAGTCTCTGTGCTAGGGAATGTCTCGCTCTCGCTTTTTCTTGCCTTTGCGATGATGACTTTGAATCTATGGGAGCTTGTGGCATTGGCATTACCTATGATAGTGATTTTGACCGCACAGGCAGTATGTATGGTGCTTTTTGCCGTGTTTGTTACCTTTAGATTCTGTGGGAGGGATTATGACGCGGCTGTATTGGCAGCGGGGCATTGTGGCTTTGGCTTAGGCGCGACACCTACAGCTATGGTGAATATGCAGACGGTTACTTCACATTATGGATCAAGTCATATGGCATTTATTGTCGTGCCTTTGGTGGGAGCGTTCTTTATTGATTTAATCAATGCTGTGGTGATACAAAGTATATTACAAATCTTGCCTCTTTAAAAGGCAGGATAGTTCCATCGCTAAGTTTTGATTATTGATTGCTTTTTACCACTACGACCGCTCCATTAAATGAAAGAATCTTGTATGTTGTGCTGATGTTATGCTGTTCTAAAAAGCTATGAATGCGGGTAAAAGATTTGTCATCTTTGTTGTGTGTGGACAAAAGGATTAAGTCCCAGTCTTTTTGTTCTAGGAGTGTTTCTATGGCTTCAAATTGAGGTAAATACCGCTTATAAGCTATTCAAGCGAGAGGCAGTTTGCAATTTTGTGAATCAAAATGTGTGGCGATGGAGGCACTCGCTGCGCGTAAATCCTCCTTATGATATGTGGCGCTGTGATATGTGATATGTGCTACAAGGATAAGAGTAAGGGCAGGTATGTAAAATACAGCATACCTAGAGGCGTATACCAAAATACTTGCAAGAAATAAATAGATAAGCGGATAAAGTTCCATAAAATAGCGTGTTGTTATCGTTTGAGATATACTCATAAAAATAGCAATGATGATACATAGCTCTAAGCCTACAATATAAAGCAGAGGTGCGTATTGCCTATATGCTTTAAGAGGGATTTGCTTAAAACAAAAGGCGTAAAAAAGTATGATGAAAATCCAGCCAAACTTCCCCAATGCCGAGAGTGGAATAGATAAAAGCAGAAAATAGAGACTTTTATCATATACCCATTCACTATTCATACGATGTAAAAAGTCTCCATAGTAGTGATGAATGCCAATCCACATAACCCCCATCGCACCCATAAGGGTAAAAATGATAAATAGGGGTATGAAATATTGCTTCGTGCGCCAAGCCTGAATAAGTGCAATCATACCCGTAGAAAACACAAAAATATATGCGTAGTAATGCGTTAGAACCATTGCGACCCCGCATATCAATATACCTACAAAATAATACATAGGGTGTTTGAGTGTTAATCTGTAATACATAGATTCAAAAACGCAATACAAAAGGGTGCAAAAAATACTTGCTAATGCAAGGAGCATAGCGTAATTTCGGGATTCTTGTGCGTAATAAATAGTATTTGGAGCTAAAGAGAAATAAAACAAAATATATGAGCGCGAGTTTTTCAAGATGATGTTTATAGAGGAGGATATAGCTAGTAATAGCGCCAAAAAGTATCCATAAAGTGCTAAAAAAGCGCAGCGTAAAATCAAAAGTACCAAAGATATGTGAGTAGATTTTAAGAAGGAGATTGTAAAAAAAGGGTGATTGTCATTTAGGATTATGCCAAAAGCTCCTAAAATTCCAAGTATTTAGGCTTGTGCTATGCCCCCCCCCCCATAATAGAATATACGCTAAATGCTTCATCTCCCCAAAATGATTCGCGATTAATATTCCATAAGACAATGAGCAAAAAGAGGGTGATTACTCCTGTGATATGAGTATTACTTGAGCTACGATTCATAAAAATCCTTTATGCGGGTTAAAAGTTATGATTGTAGCACAAATATCAATTGAGAATGATAATCTATTATTTTAGTGTATATTGCAATCAACATTCTAATCCAGATTCTTTTATCATTGTATTTTGTGTTATATTCGCGCCTTAATGATTATTTGGAAATACCTCTCTCCACATTTGTAAAGTGGGTTTTTCAAGGTATAATTTTCATAAATCTTTCATTTTTTACAAAAGGAGTCTTATGCAGATAAAGCCCTCATATATCCAAAATGGCATTGTATTCTTTGCCCCCCCCCCATTAGATAATCCCTCTTTTAGCAATATAGATTCTTATAATTCCCAGATATCGCCTCACACTTCATATTCAAATACGCATTTTCCACTTGAAGGTATGGATATGCTCTATTTGGCTGAAAAGGTGCATTTTTGGCATAGGAGTAGGGTGGAGTTTATCTACCAGCAGGTGAGTAAGCAGCTTGTGCGTTTATATGGTAAGGAACACTTCAAGCAGCAATATATACTTGATGTAGGAGCAGGGACAGGGAGCGTTACGCGATATTTTCTCTCGCAAGGATTTGAGGATATGGCATTGGGTGAGATTCACTCGCAAGGCTTGGAATATGCTAAAACTTATGGCATTTCTAAGCTTTTTTGTATGGATTTGCTTGATGTGCCTTTTGAAGATGAGTTTGATTGTATTTTTGCCTTTGATGTGATAGAGCATATCGAGAATGACAAAGAAGCCATTATAAATATGAAAAAAATGCTTAAAAACAATGCAAAAAGCCTTTTGTGCGTGAGTGTCCCCGCACATCAATGGCTATGGAATGCACACGATGTCTTAGTGTATCATAAACGCCGCTACACCAAAGGTAAGCTTATGAATCTATTTAAAGAATGCGGTTTATATATAGAGATGGCGCAATATTTCTTCGTCGCGCTCACGCCGCTTTTGTTTGCACGAGCCTTGTTAAGCCCTGCTAAAAAGGCACAAAAGCTATCTAAAGAGGCTTTGCGCGATGTGCCACCTCCTAAGATTCTAAATAGTGCATTGCTTGGGCTATGTCGCTTAGAAAATGCACTATTGCCCTTACTTCCTTTTGGTATGCCTTTTGGCGGCTCATTATTGCTGGTTGCAAGGAAGGTGTAGCTTTTCTTACCCTGACTAAAGAATCCATAGCCTTGCAGCTGCTTAATATGCTATGTTATACGCATTGTAGAGCGAGTTTGGAGGCTTAAGTGTATTTCGTATATAACATTTGAAAAAATAGGCTAAAATATGGGGATATAAAGTTCTAGGGAGGTAATGGCGTGTTTCCCTTTAGTGATGAAGAGCTGAAAATACCCGTTGAAATGGTTATGCAAAAGGTGCGTCCAACACTAACACTTGATGGTGGAGACATTACTCTACTAGGCATTAGAGATGCAAAGGTATATGTTCGGCTTGAGGGAGCGTGTAAAGGCTGCCCAAGCTCTGCAAATACGCTTAAATACGCTATTGAAAATCGCTTAAAAGAGGAAATCCACCCGGATATTGCTATTATTAATGTGCCTCACGGGGAAGAATCACATTTTAATTGGTAAATTCCTATGGAAAGTGTAAAATTGACAGATACTCGCACAAGACAAGTGATTAACAAAAATAATAAAAGAGCCTTTGCGCTTTTTAGTGCTAAGGAATACAAACAAGCATTTGAGCTCTTCGCTCACAATCTCCACTTAGAGCCTAATAATACTGAATCACTTATTGGTATATTACTCGCTGATATTGCACAAGACTTTGAAGAACAGGCTCTTGGCTTGTATGAATACTATCAAATTCTGCTCTCACAAGAAATAAGCAAAGTCAAGGCAAGAAAACAGATCCTAAAGGCTATTAAAAACTTTGACAAAAGCACAAATGATATTTTTTCTTTAGTAAAGGGTATTGAGAATTTACGTGCAGATTCTATTGATGGGATTTTATATCAAGATTTTAAGCGTTTAACAGCGGAGAAAAGCTTTAAGGAGATATTTGAGGATTTGATTTTTAGCACAAAGATTATTTTTCTTAATAAGTATGAATTTTACGAATTTCTTAATCAGCTTATAGAAAATGGCTATCAAGATATGTCGCTTGAATATATAGAATCATTAAGGAAAAATATTGTTTATGATAGTGAAATAGAAAAAATTTTACAAAAGGTAACTGATGATAATCATAAAAACCATAAAACATAGCGATAAGCTTTATACTGCTATCACTGATGATACTCGCGTTGTCGCCTCTCTTTTGAAAGGAGAGAGCATAAGCCAAGATGAGCACCCCATAGAGTTAGATTCCCTCCTGCTTGTGAGATGTAAGCAAAATGCCACTTTTGTAGAACGCTTACAAGATTCTATAAAAGATACATCATCTAGGCAGATTCATATTATAGAATCTACCCAGCTTATAAAAATACTTCTAGGCAACGCAATGCAGGAGCAAATGCGCATAGTGGGGATTACTGGCACAAATGGTAAGACAACCACAGCGGCGATTATTTATTCCATACTGCTTGATTTGGGATATAAAGTAGCCTTGCTTGGCACAAGGGGCTTTTTTATGAATGATAAAATGATAAAGCCTAAGGGGCTAACAACGCCGAGTTTGCTTGAGCTTTATGAAAATCTATGTATTGCACGAGAGGCAAAAAGTGATTTTTTCATTATGGAGGTAAGCTCTCACGCTATCGAGCAAGAACGTATCGCAGGGCTTGAGTTTGCTTTGAAGATTCTTAGTAATATTACAAGCGATCATTTAGATTATCATAAAAGTATAGAGGAATATAGACGTATCAAAAATAGCTTTTTTGAGGGCAGTGGGGCAAAGCTTATCAACGCAGATGAGCCATACGCACATTGCAGTGATAAAAAAGCATTTTATTATGGGATTGAGAAAAAAGGGCATTTGAGTGTAGATGCCTACGCGCTGGAAAATGGCATTGACGCACATATCTCGTGGCGAGGACACAATGGCGATGTGGAGCATAGCACGATAGAAGCACATTTGTATGGAAAGCATAATCTTTATAATGCCCTTGCTGCTGTTGGAGCGGTGAAGATTCTCACATCTAAAGGCTTAGAATCTATCGCGCAAGCTTTGGGGCATTTTGGCGGTGTGGGCGGACGTATGGAGGTCGTGCATACATCGCCGCTTGTGATAGTGGATTTTGCTCATACATACGACGGTATGCGTCAAATTTTTGAAAGCTTTAGACATCAAAAAATTGTAGTGGTATTTGGCGCAGGAGGTGATAGAGATAAAACTAAGCGTCCTAAAATGGGAGAGTGCGCCCAGCAGTTCGCACATAA encodes:
- the lspA gene encoding signal peptidase II; this encodes MLSLQYIHQLSKQHLLVFAALFIFSIALDQWVKIIMIEGFAWDSEVLSIGGRALVYNKGVAFSMFSFLSEYLKYLQILFLCFLLLFALCSDFFLKHYVALGILVGAGVSNILDRFMYEGVVDYVYWHYWFDFAIFNLADVMIDISVVLIIWQMLREKHSKT
- the gltS gene encoding sodium/glutamate symporter; the protein is MKGDSARLGAFSFDFYFTLVCMVFVLLTGRYIISKVKVLRDYNIPEPVVGGILAAIFILCVYQFLHIEFKFDTSLKDPLMLAFFSSIGLSADFASLKKGGKMLVIFLGVVVGLLFLQNIIGVGVSYAMGQNPLLGMLGGSITMSGGHGTGAAWADIFKNPPYNFGAATEVAMACATFGLVMGGLIGGPTARYLIKKHNLKIPGKEHISKDSHGFEAPNKERLITPISFIESLALIAMCLLIGTLLSDYSKSVFPSFNLPTFVYCLFMGVILRNVLSALNIHQVFDREVSVLGNVSLSLFLAFAMMTLNLWELVALALPMIVILTAQAVCMVLFAVFVTFRFCGRDYDAAVLAAGHCGFGLGATPTAMVNMQTVTSHYGSSHMAFIVVPLVGAFFIDLINAVVIQSILQILPL
- a CDS encoding class I SAM-dependent methyltransferase — protein: MQIKPSYIQNGIVFFAPPPLDNPSFSNIDSYNSQISPHTSYSNTHFPLEGMDMLYLAEKVHFWHRSRVEFIYQQVSKQLVRLYGKEHFKQQYILDVGAGTGSVTRYFLSQGFEDMALGEIHSQGLEYAKTYGISKLFCMDLLDVPFEDEFDCIFAFDVIEHIENDKEAIINMKKMLKNNAKSLLCVSVPAHQWLWNAHDVLVYHKRRYTKGKLMNLFKECGLYIEMAQYFFVALTPLLFARALLSPAKKAQKLSKEALRDVPPPKILNSALLGLCRLENALLPLLPFGMPFGGSLLLVARKV
- a CDS encoding NifU family protein, which translates into the protein MFPFSDEELKIPVEMVMQKVRPTLTLDGGDITLLGIRDAKVYVRLEGACKGCPSSANTLKYAIENRLKEEIHPDIAIINVPHGEESHFNW
- a CDS encoding UDP-N-acetylmuramoyl-L-alanyl-D-glutamate--2,6-diaminopimelate ligase, with translation MIIIKTIKHSDKLYTAITDDTRVVASLLKGESISQDEHPIELDSLLLVRCKQNATFVERLQDSIKDTSSRQIHIIESTQLIKILLGNAMQEQMRIVGITGTNGKTTTAAIIYSILLDLGYKVALLGTRGFFMNDKMIKPKGLTTPSLLELYENLCIAREAKSDFFIMEVSSHAIEQERIAGLEFALKILSNITSDHLDYHKSIEEYRRIKNSFFEGSGAKLINADEPYAHCSDKKAFYYGIEKKGHLSVDAYALENGIDAHISWRGHNGDVEHSTIEAHLYGKHNLYNALAAVGAVKILTSKGLESIAQALGHFGGVGGRMEVVHTSPLVIVDFAHTYDGMRQIFESFRHQKIVVVFGAGGDRDKTKRPKMGECAQQFAHKIYVTSDNPRTESAQSIIEDILSGIIRQERVFVEVERKNAICRALDELQNDEVLLILGKGDEDYQIIGTQKLHFDDREIVKAYFAHKHS